In the Campylobacter concisus genome, ACTATATATTTTGGCTTACTAACCGATCTTGTTATGGTATTTATGCTTCTTGGCGCACTAATCATCTTACCAAGCCTCATTGCGAGCTTTGTAAAAAAGAGCGATATTTAAGCTAAATTTATTTGATAACTTTGATGAACGAGTAGACATCGGCCACGCCGTCAATGTGCTTAGCATACCAAATAGCATGTTTTTCTTGCTCAATGCTATCAACTACGCCGCTAAATACAACATCACAGCCAACTATGCTAACACGCACATTTGTACCCTCAACTATACTATCTTTAAAAAGATTTTGCTTTAAGTTTGCAAGAATTTTTAGACTATCGCATGGATACTCTGGCTTTTTGATACGAAGATAGGTATAAATTTTCCGCACTCCATCTGTGCTTTTGGCTAATTCTACTAGCTTATCTTCAAGCTCTTTACTATCAACAAGTCCGATCAGATAAGCATCTCCGTAAAAAACCTCTATCTCGATGTCGATATTACTAAGACCTTTTGAAAATAAAATTTTGCTTTGTAATTTGCTTTGTATAAATTTATCTCTTGTGATCGAGTAAATACCACGTTTATCACGTGAAATAGAGTACGCATCATATACATTTAGCGGCGCAGTTGCTGGAGAAAGAACCGAGGAACAAGAGCAAAAAAATAGAGCCAAAAATACAAAAACACTAAATTTTAAAATCAGAAATCCTTTTGTAATTTCAAAAAGTTTATAGAAAATGGGCTAAAATTTATCTAAATCTGCTAAAATAACGCGCACGGAGGATAAAGTAATCTGGTGATGCTCACGGGCTTCAAACCCGATGACTGGGCGGTTGACCGTCTGGTGGGGAGTTCGATTCTCTCATCCTCTCGCCACTCTCATTTTAAATTTTACTTTTATCAAGCAAATTTATAATTCCAAACAAAATAAAGCTTAATACAACCAAAACAAGGCTTAAAATCAGCGCTTCATCACTTTTGCCATCGTATACGGCATTATAAATTGCAAGCGAAATAGTGTCTGTTTTGCCTATGATATTACCACCCAAAATTAGTGTTATGCCAACCTCGCCAAGCCCACGCGAGATCGCTAAAATAAAAGCCGCTGCTACGCTTTTTGCAACACATGGGAAGAGCACGAAAATAGCTGTTTGAAATTTATCTTTTCCAAGGCTATATGCTGCTTCACTTAGGCTCTTTGAAAGTGAGCCAAGAGCAGAAGCGACAGGTTTTACAAATAGTGGCAAAGAAGCTATAAAAGCAGCTAACACAAGAGCCTTAAAACTAAAAATAATCTCTAAATTTAAAGCCTTGCCGATGATGCCATTTTTACCAAGCACATAAAGCAGTAAAAATCCAGTCGCAATGGGCGGAAAGATGAGAGGAAAAGTTACGATCATCTCTAAAATAGCTCTAAGCTTTGTCTTACTAAAAGCTAAATAATAAGCCAAAGCCAGCCCAAAAACGATAAGCAAAGCCCCTTGGCATAAAACGACCTTTACACTTAAAAATAGCGGATCAAATAGCCAAGAGAACTCTTGCAAGCTTAGCCTTATCTTATACCAAATTTAGTGTAAATTTCTTTTGATCTCTCACTTTTTAGCTCGCTTAAAAATTTCTCACAATCAGCCTTTTTATCACATCCTTCAAGCTTTGCAGCTACGATGTTTGCTGGAGCGTAAAGCGATTTGTCTATCAAGATAAAACTACCAAATTCATCTTTGTGTGCATTTAGTTCGGTCTGGTTGATAAATCCAGCATCAACTTCGCCGTTTAATATATATGTAACGACCTGTGGCACACCAGCAACTGCTAAAATTTTATCCTTTAGCTCGCCACTTAAATTTGCTTTTTGCATAAATTCATTTGCTCTTTTGCCATAAACTGTCTTTACGGCATCTGGCATAGCGATCTTAGAAAGAGCTTTTAGCTCATCAACTTTTTCTATTTTCACACCTTTTTTAGTAGCCAGCACCAAGGCGCCTGAGCCTAAATTTACGTATTCAGCGATCTTTAGATTAGACTTTTTCAAAAAGTCTTCATCGCCCACGATCACGTCAGTTTTGCCCTCTTTTGCCTGCTCCATGATCGCTGTGATGTTTGCAAAAGAAGTGTCAATATTTACGCCATCTTTTTTGAGATTTTGTGCGACTGCCTCAACTATCTTTTTATAT is a window encoding:
- a CDS encoding molybdate ABC transporter permease subunit, which codes for MQEFSWLFDPLFLSVKVVLCQGALLIVFGLALAYYLAFSKTKLRAILEMIVTFPLIFPPIATGFLLLYVLGKNGIIGKALNLEIIFSFKALVLAAFIASLPLFVKPVASALGSLSKSLSEAAYSLGKDKFQTAIFVLFPCVAKSVAAAFILAISRGLGEVGITLILGGNIIGKTDTISLAIYNAVYDGKSDEALILSLVLVVLSFILFGIINLLDKSKI
- the modA gene encoding molybdate ABC transporter substrate-binding protein, giving the protein MKKFLLLMVALFAFGNENLLVSAGGGYKKIVEAVAQNLKKDGVNIDTSFANITAIMEQAKEGKTDVIVGDEDFLKKSNLKIAEYVNLGSGALVLATKKGVKIEKVDELKALSKIAMPDAVKTVYGKRANEFMQKANLSGELKDKILAVAGVPQVVTYILNGEVDAGFINQTELNAHKDEFGSFILIDKSLYAPANIVAAKLEGCDKKADCEKFLSELKSERSKEIYTKFGIR
- a CDS encoding BON domain-containing protein; its protein translation is MILKFSVFVFLALFFCSCSSVLSPATAPLNVYDAYSISRDKRGIYSITRDKFIQSKLQSKILFSKGLSNIDIEIEVFYGDAYLIGLVDSKELEDKLVELAKSTDGVRKIYTYLRIKKPEYPCDSLKILANLKQNLFKDSIVEGTNVRVSIVGCDVVFSGVVDSIEQEKHAIWYAKHIDGVADVYSFIKVIK